In the Pantoea sp. Aalb genome, one interval contains:
- the serB gene encoding phosphoserine phosphatase, which yields MLPLSLISNKSIYLNNNISLNSWLLYRRVSNTQKIIDYKNQFGNNIKFLNSWYVDGYKVIHLSGPLTKHITKLAHQAGFDVAPYYNIPTLNKPGLLIMDMDSTAIQIECIDALAELAGYGNQVAEITKLTMLGELDFKTSLYKRVSILNGADANILQQVLDKVSLMPGLTRLVYILKKFGWHVAIASGGFTFCANYLSQILHLSYIIANELEIYRGKLTGKIIGKIIDAQVKVETLYNLTQRYCIAPEQTIAIGDGANDLPMLKAAALGIAYHAKPIVNEQTNVIICHADLIGVLCILSGSLI from the coding sequence ATGTTACCTCTTTCCTTAATTTCTAATAAATCTATATATTTAAATAATAATATTAGTTTAAATAGTTGGTTATTATATAGACGTGTTTCAAATACACAGAAAATCATTGATTATAAAAATCAATTTGGTAATAATATTAAGTTTTTAAATTCCTGGTATGTTGATGGATATAAAGTGATTCATTTATCTGGACCATTAACAAAACACATAACTAAATTAGCACATCAAGCCGGTTTTGATGTTGCTCCATACTATAATATTCCTACTTTAAATAAGCCAGGCTTATTAATTATGGATATGGATTCTACTGCAATTCAAATTGAGTGTATTGATGCACTAGCAGAATTAGCAGGATATGGTAATCAAGTAGCAGAAATTACTAAGCTTACAATGCTTGGGGAGCTAGATTTCAAAACGAGTTTGTATAAGCGTGTAAGTATATTAAATGGAGCAGATGCTAATATTCTTCAACAAGTGCTTGATAAAGTATCATTAATGCCTGGTTTAACTAGATTAGTATACATCTTAAAAAAATTTGGTTGGCACGTAGCTATTGCTTCTGGCGGTTTTACTTTTTGCGCAAATTACTTGAGTCAAATATTACATTTATCTTATATAATCGCTAATGAACTAGAAATTTACAGAGGTAAGCTCACTGGAAAGATAATAGGAAAAATTATAGATGCTCAAGTAAAAGTAGAGACTCTCTATAATTTAACTCAACGCTATTGTATTGCGCCGGAACAAACTATAGCTATTGGAGATGGAGCCAATGATTTACCAATGTTAAAAGCTGCTGCATTGGGTATTGCCTATCATGCTAAACCTATAGTAAATGAACAAACAAATGTTATTATTTGTCATGCAGATTTAATTGGAGTATTGTGTATATTAAGTGGTAGTTTAATTTAG
- a CDS encoding class I SAM-dependent methyltransferase, translating into MINMTNRWNLEQNIQSTFSLVMISKYLKLIKYNKSSVISVFVDFVSGSLDYRRRFGGGRSEALAKAVGIKGNYFPSVLDVTAGLGRDSFLLASLGCRVHMLERHPVIAALLYDGLERGYSDPEIGKWLRERLTMCHCISQNVLIKMKFAPDVIYLDPMYPHSRKKKATVKKEMQVIQELVGLDEDADELIKYAFCLAKKRIVVKRPLYAPPLGGILAQYKITTKKHRFDIYRPLIY; encoded by the coding sequence ATGATAAATATGACGAATCGTTGGAATTTAGAACAGAATATTCAATCAACATTTTCACTAGTTATGATATCTAAATATCTTAAATTAATTAAATATAATAAATCTAGTGTAATAAGTGTTTTTGTTGATTTTGTTTCTGGTTCATTAGATTATCGTCGTCGTTTTGGTGGTGGTCGTAGCGAAGCATTAGCGAAAGCTGTAGGTATCAAAGGAAATTATTTTCCTAGTGTATTAGATGTAACAGCAGGATTGGGACGAGATTCTTTTTTACTTGCATCATTAGGTTGTCGTGTGCATATGCTTGAACGTCATCCAGTTATTGCAGCCTTGCTTTATGATGGTTTGGAACGTGGTTATTCTGATCCTGAAATTGGTAAGTGGCTTCGAGAACGTCTTACTATGTGTCATTGTATAAGTCAAAATGTATTAATTAAAATGAAATTTGCTCCAGATGTAATATATTTAGATCCTATGTATCCTCATTCTCGTAAAAAAAAAGCAACAGTTAAAAAGGAAATGCAAGTGATTCAAGAATTAGTTGGATTAGATGAAGATGCAGATGAATTAATTAAGTATGCTTTTTGTTTAGCTAAGAAACGGATTGTAGTAAAGCGGCCACTTTATGCACCTCCTTTAGGAGGCATATTAGCTCAATATAAAATTACAACTAAAAAACATCGTTTTGATATTTATAGACCATTAATCTACTAA
- a CDS encoding sugar phosphate isomerase/epimerase, translating into MITNPKFLNLILLSGKPERKLCAARAAGFEQVEIWREDVHASAQGAIGLGQLAKQQKLSFTNLQVLRDFTGVPDCDQLYKREELREFIHIASDLGCDTIQAPASTREDCLAEHIDEDLCWMALEAARYNMRIMYEPMSWCIIDNTLPRAWERLKRLKQPNLGLVVDLFHICALGGDASQLDGIPADRIYSVQLCDMAALPPQEKGALMDIARHQRLLPGDGIIKVENFIDKLKSVGYSGPVGIEVFNDVLQEKLTEVVAQQAWQALNRYWP; encoded by the coding sequence ATGATCACTAATCCTAAATTTCTTAATCTTATATTATTAAGCGGTAAACCAGAACGTAAATTATGCGCTGCTCGTGCAGCTGGTTTTGAACAAGTAGAAATCTGGCGAGAAGATGTTCATGCAAGCGCACAAGGAGCTATTGGATTAGGACAACTTGCTAAGCAACAAAAACTAAGTTTTACTAATTTACAAGTTTTACGTGATTTTACTGGAGTACCAGATTGTGATCAATTATATAAACGAGAAGAGTTACGCGAATTTATTCATATTGCTAGCGACTTAGGTTGTGATACTATTCAAGCTCCAGCTAGTACACGAGAGGATTGTTTAGCAGAACATATTGATGAAGATCTATGTTGGATGGCATTAGAAGCTGCACGTTACAATATGCGAATTATGTATGAACCTATGTCTTGGTGTATTATAGATAATACTCTTCCTAGAGCATGGGAACGTTTAAAAAGGCTTAAACAACCAAATCTTGGATTAGTAGTGGATTTATTTCATATTTGTGCATTAGGTGGTGATGCTTCGCAACTTGATGGCATTCCTGCCGATAGAATATATTCAGTACAGTTATGTGACATGGCAGCTTTACCTCCACAAGAAAAAGGAGCATTAATGGATATTGCACGGCATCAGCGTTTATTACCTGGTGATGGAATTATTAAAGTTGAAAATTTTATTGATAAGTTAAAAAGTGTTGGTTATAGTGGACCTGTTGGTATTGAAGTTTTTAATGATGTATTACAAGAGAAGTTAACAGAAGTCGTAGCTCAACAAGCATGGCAAGCACTTAATCGTTATTGGCCATAA
- the thrA gene encoding bifunctional aspartate kinase/homoserine dehydrogenase I, whose product MLVLKFGGTSVANAEHLFRVVDILENNIRQDQIATVLSAPAKITNYLVTMIEKKITRQDISPIISNAELIFTKLLQDLSSMQSGFDYEGQKKIIKLEFVQLKTVLYGIGLLGQCPDAINAKIICFGEKIIIPIMEALLQSRNHKVTIIDPVKKLLAFGNYLESSVDIVESTRRITEMEIPPNHIILMPGFIAGNEKGELVLLGRNGSDYSAAVLAACLHANHCQIWTDVDGVYTADPNLVPNVRLLKSMSYKEAMELSYFGAKILHPRTIAPIAQFHIPCLIKNTNNPESTGTVICSKNKQEEDQVKGITHLNKMTIFNVSGPGMKGMIGMAARIFAAMSRTGISVVLITQSSSEYSISFCISQREQVRAKFALEEEFYLELKASLLDPIDISEHMAIISVIGDGMRMSRGGISAKLFSALARANINIVAIAQGSSERSISVVINNDDVTTGVRVVHQILFSTDKVIEVFIIGVGGVGSALLDQLHRQQNWLKQKHIDLHVYGIANSRVSLTNIYGINLSNWKSEFKSAKNPFDLNYLKKLVNEYHLLNPVIVDCTSSQAIANQYVDFLTDGFHVVTPNKKANTSCWNYYQQLRLAEMKSRRRFLYDTNVGAGLPVIENLQNLLHAGDELIKFIGILSGSLSFIFGKLDEGVSFSKATAMAKELGFTEPHPRDDLSGIDVARKLLILAREAGHKLELSDIEIEPILPSNLIEIANVEQFMLCLQEVDNIFATRITKAHAVGKVLRFIGIIGEDGSCKVKIDAVDSNNPLYKVKNGENALAFYSRYYQPIPLVLRGYGAGNNVTAAGVFADLLRTLP is encoded by the coding sequence ATGCTCGTATTGAAATTCGGCGGGACATCAGTAGCCAATGCTGAACATTTATTCCGTGTAGTGGATATCTTGGAAAATAATATACGACAAGATCAAATTGCTACTGTTCTTTCTGCACCAGCTAAAATTACTAATTATTTAGTAACCATGATAGAAAAAAAGATTACTAGACAAGATATATCTCCAATTATAAGTAATGCTGAACTTATTTTTACAAAATTATTGCAAGATTTGTCTTCTATGCAATCAGGATTCGACTATGAAGGACAAAAAAAAATAATTAAATTAGAATTTGTACAGTTAAAAACAGTATTGTACGGCATCGGTTTATTAGGTCAGTGTCCGGATGCAATTAATGCTAAAATTATTTGCTTTGGTGAAAAAATAATTATTCCTATCATGGAGGCATTATTACAATCACGTAATCATAAAGTGACTATTATTGATCCAGTAAAAAAATTATTAGCTTTTGGCAATTATCTTGAATCTAGTGTTGATATTGTTGAGTCTACAAGACGAATTACTGAGATGGAGATTCCACCTAATCATATTATTTTAATGCCTGGTTTCATTGCTGGCAATGAAAAAGGTGAATTAGTATTGTTAGGACGTAATGGCTCTGATTACTCAGCGGCTGTATTAGCAGCATGTTTACATGCTAACCATTGTCAAATTTGGACTGATGTTGATGGTGTATATACAGCGGATCCTAATCTAGTTCCTAATGTACGTTTACTAAAGTCAATGTCTTATAAAGAAGCTATGGAACTTTCATATTTTGGAGCAAAAATTCTTCATCCACGTACTATTGCGCCTATTGCTCAGTTTCATATCCCTTGTTTAATTAAGAATACCAATAATCCCGAATCTACTGGGACTGTAATATGTAGTAAAAATAAACAAGAAGAAGATCAAGTAAAAGGTATTACTCATCTTAATAAGATGACTATATTTAATGTTTCTGGTCCAGGCATGAAAGGTATGATAGGTATGGCCGCTAGAATATTTGCAGCTATGTCTCGTACAGGTATTTCAGTAGTACTGATCACTCAATCTTCTTCAGAATATAGTATTAGTTTTTGTATATCGCAACGTGAACAAGTAAGGGCTAAATTTGCATTAGAAGAAGAATTCTATCTGGAATTAAAAGCTTCTTTATTAGATCCTATAGATATCAGCGAACATATGGCTATTATATCTGTAATAGGTGATGGTATGCGCATGTCTCGTGGTGGTATTTCTGCTAAATTATTTTCTGCATTAGCCCGTGCTAATATTAATATAGTAGCTATTGCACAAGGTTCATCTGAGCGTTCTATTTCAGTAGTTATTAATAACGATGACGTCACTACTGGAGTTCGTGTAGTACATCAGATACTATTTTCTACCGATAAAGTTATAGAAGTATTTATCATCGGTGTCGGTGGCGTTGGTAGTGCATTATTAGATCAATTACATCGACAGCAAAATTGGTTAAAACAAAAACATATAGATCTTCACGTATATGGTATAGCTAATTCAAGAGTATCATTGACTAATATTTATGGTATTAACTTAAGTAACTGGAAATCAGAATTTAAAAGTGCTAAAAATCCATTCGATCTTAACTATTTAAAAAAGTTAGTTAACGAATACCATTTATTAAATCCAGTAATAGTAGATTGTACTTCTAGTCAGGCTATAGCTAATCAATATGTTGATTTTCTCACTGATGGCTTTCATGTTGTCACACCTAATAAAAAAGCTAATACTTCATGTTGGAATTACTATCAACAATTACGTTTAGCTGAAATGAAATCACGTCGTCGATTTTTATATGATACTAATGTTGGTGCTGGTCTTCCTGTTATAGAAAATTTACAAAATTTGCTACATGCTGGAGATGAACTTATTAAATTTATTGGAATTCTTTCAGGCTCATTATCTTTTATTTTTGGCAAATTAGATGAAGGTGTCTCTTTTTCAAAAGCTACTGCTATGGCTAAAGAACTAGGTTTTACTGAACCACATCCGCGTGATGATCTTTCTGGAATTGATGTAGCACGTAAACTACTAATTCTAGCGCGTGAAGCTGGTCATAAATTAGAATTAAGTGATATTGAAATTGAACCTATTTTACCATCTAATTTAATAGAAATAGCTAATGTTGAACAATTTATGCTTTGTCTACAAGAGGTAGATAATATCTTTGCTACTCGTATTACTAAGGCACATGCAGTAGGTAAAGTATTACGTTTTATTGGTATTATAGGTGAAGATGGGAGTTGTAAAGTAAAAATCGATGCAGTAGATAGCAATAACCCGCTTTACAAAGTGAAAAACGGTGAAAATGCTTTAGCTTTTTATAGCAGATATTATCAACCAATCCCTTTAGTATTACGAGGATATGGTGCAGGCAATAATGTAACTGCAGCTGGTGTCTTTGCCGATCTTCTACGTACTTTACCGTAG
- the yhjD gene encoding inner membrane protein YhjD produces the protein MQKEKFLEKKNFVNIKTRNKVINKIVNYIFNFTFWSYTIPIVTHFLNALERFNNRFGKQFGAAITYFSFLSLIPMLMLFFAIFGYMLSLDNKLLTCLIEENLNNINNPTLDKIFRNSINTAIQQHTTIGITGLLIAFYSGINWISNLREAVCTQSSDFFEFKKYHQKTFWKRYLIDCMSLIVLILALIMTVALTSIAGSAKLLIINILKLENIKWLPLVITIISLSISIFINYLLFLWIFWVLPYHKPHKKALFRGTLLATIGFEVVKLILSLVLPKLMTSPSGIAFGSVLGLMAFFYFFACLTLFCAAWIATAKYV, from the coding sequence ATGCAAAAAGAGAAATTTTTAGAAAAGAAAAATTTTGTTAATATTAAAACTCGTAATAAAGTTATAAATAAGATAGTAAATTACATTTTTAATTTCACTTTTTGGTCATACACTATTCCTATAGTAACACACTTTTTAAATGCTCTAGAACGTTTTAATAATCGTTTTGGAAAACAGTTTGGAGCTGCTATTACTTATTTTTCTTTTCTCTCTTTAATCCCAATGTTAATGCTTTTTTTTGCAATATTCGGTTATATGTTATCTTTAGATAATAAGTTATTAACTTGCTTAATAGAAGAAAATCTTAATAATATTAATAACCCAACGTTAGATAAAATATTTAGAAATAGCATTAATACTGCTATTCAACAACATACCACTATAGGTATCACAGGTTTGTTGATAGCATTTTATTCTGGTATTAATTGGATCAGTAATTTACGTGAAGCAGTTTGCACTCAGTCATCTGATTTTTTTGAATTCAAAAAATATCATCAAAAAACATTCTGGAAAAGATATTTAATAGATTGCATGTCTCTTATTGTATTAATATTAGCTTTGATAATGACTGTTGCTTTAACTTCTATTGCCGGTAGCGCAAAATTATTAATTATTAACATACTCAAACTAGAAAATATTAAATGGCTGCCTCTAGTAATAACGATTATATCACTTTCTATTTCTATCTTCATAAACTATCTACTTTTTCTATGGATTTTTTGGGTACTTCCATATCATAAGCCACATAAAAAAGCACTATTTCGTGGTACGCTATTAGCAACAATTGGTTTTGAAGTAGTTAAACTTATTCTATCGCTAGTACTTCCAAAATTAATGACATCACCTTCAGGAATAGCTTTTGGTTCAGTATTAGGATTAATGGCATTTTTTTATTTTTTTGCTTGCCTAACCTTATTTTGTGCAGCTTGGATTGCTACTGCCAAATATGTATAA
- the gpmB gene encoding 2,3-diphosphoglycerate-dependent phosphoglycerate mutase GpmB has translation MVQVYLVRHGETIWNVARRIQGQCDSPLTEKGKQQAQQVSKRLNALGITHIISSDLERTRRTAEIIASSCGCTVKFDIRLRELNMGCLEQRSIDGLTQEEEKWRQTLVDGTRDGRIPGGESMAEVAVRMHDALNACLDLPIGSRPLIVSHGMALGVLVSTILGLPAHSKRRLRLHNCSISCVEHQKNPWLASGWVVETAGDISHLNNTLLDKWKRFIK, from the coding sequence ATGGTACAGGTTTATCTTGTTCGTCACGGTGAAACGATATGGAATGTAGCTCGACGTATCCAAGGACAATGTGATAGTCCTTTGACAGAAAAAGGTAAACAACAAGCTCAACAAGTAAGTAAACGTTTAAATGCTTTAGGAATTACTCACATTATTTCCAGTGATTTAGAACGTACACGTCGTACTGCAGAAATTATTGCTAGTTCTTGTGGCTGTACAGTAAAGTTTGATATACGTTTACGTGAATTAAATATGGGTTGTTTAGAACAACGTTCTATAGACGGCTTAACGCAGGAAGAAGAAAAGTGGCGTCAAACTTTAGTAGATGGTACTAGGGATGGTCGTATTCCAGGAGGAGAGTCAATGGCAGAAGTAGCAGTACGTATGCATGATGCACTTAATGCCTGTTTAGATTTACCTATTGGTAGCCGTCCGCTGATCGTTAGTCATGGTATGGCTCTCGGTGTTTTAGTAAGTACTATTCTTGGTTTACCTGCTCATTCTAAACGTCGTCTTCGTTTGCATAATTGTTCAATTTCATGTGTTGAACACCAAAAAAATCCTTGGTTAGCATCTGGTTGGGTCGTAGAAACAGCTGGAGATATTTCTCATCTCAATAATACTTTACTAGATAAATGGAAAAGGTTCATTAAATAA
- the ilvC gene encoding ketol-acid reductoisomerase, whose amino-acid sequence MNNNYFNTLNLRNQLIQLRKCRFMYYDEFFDGINILKEKKIVIIGCGAQGLNQGLNMRDSGLNISYALRAESISKKHLSFCKAIDNGFKVGTYEELIPQSDLVINLTPDKQHSTVVKNIQSLMKHGSTLGYSHGFNIVEMGEIIRKDITVIMMAPKCPGTEVREEYKRGFGVPTLIAVHPENDPKNEGLAMAKAWAVATGGNRAGVLESSFIAEVKSDLMGEQTILCGMLQTGSLLYFDKLIQEGYDVGYARKLIQFGWEVITESLKWGGITLMMERLSNSAKLRVYALSEQLKVIMSPLYKKHMDDIISGDFSIGMMNDWKNNDQKLLKWREETSNSLLENVSLFEGEIEEQEYYDKGLVMIAMVKAGIELAFETMIETGIIEESAYYESLHELPLIANTIARKLLYEMNMVISDTAEYGNYLFSNAAIPLLKNFMITLQAEDLGKSILSIQIDNVKLRDINEAIRNHPIEKVGRKLRSYMTNIKLLNHNN is encoded by the coding sequence ATGAATAATAATTATTTTAACACATTAAACTTACGTAATCAATTGATACAATTACGTAAATGTCGTTTTATGTACTATGATGAATTTTTTGATGGTATTAATATTTTAAAAGAAAAAAAAATTGTCATCATTGGATGTGGTGCTCAAGGTCTTAATCAAGGATTAAACATGCGTGATTCTGGACTTAATATCTCATATGCACTACGCGCTGAATCTATTTCTAAAAAACATCTGTCTTTTTGTAAAGCAATAGATAACGGTTTTAAAGTAGGTACTTATGAAGAATTAATTCCTCAATCAGATTTAGTTATTAATTTAACTCCAGATAAACAACATTCTACAGTTGTCAAAAATATTCAATCATTAATGAAACATGGATCTACTTTAGGATATTCACATGGTTTTAATATCGTTGAAATGGGTGAGATAATTCGTAAAGATATCACTGTTATTATGATGGCTCCAAAATGTCCTGGTACAGAAGTAAGAGAAGAGTATAAACGTGGTTTTGGCGTACCAACTTTAATTGCAGTGCATCCTGAAAACGATCCTAAAAATGAAGGTTTGGCAATGGCTAAGGCTTGGGCTGTTGCCACAGGTGGTAATCGTGCTGGTGTATTGGAATCTTCTTTTATCGCAGAAGTAAAATCCGATCTCATGGGAGAACAAACTATCTTATGTGGTATGTTACAGACAGGATCTCTGTTATATTTCGATAAATTAATTCAAGAAGGTTATGATGTAGGATATGCTAGGAAATTGATTCAATTTGGTTGGGAAGTAATTACTGAATCATTAAAATGGGGTGGCATAACCCTAATGATGGAACGATTATCTAATTCAGCTAAACTACGAGTTTATGCTTTATCAGAACAATTAAAAGTTATAATGTCACCATTATATAAAAAACATATGGATGACATTATTTCAGGAGATTTTTCTATAGGAATGATGAATGATTGGAAAAATAATGATCAAAAATTATTGAAATGGCGTGAAGAAACTAGTAATTCTCTGTTAGAAAATGTATCACTTTTTGAAGGAGAAATTGAAGAGCAAGAATATTATGATAAAGGTCTAGTTATGATAGCTATGGTAAAAGCAGGTATTGAATTAGCATTTGAAACCATGATTGAAACAGGAATTATTGAAGAATCAGCATATTATGAATCTTTACATGAACTTCCACTCATTGCGAATACAATTGCGCGAAAACTTTTATATGAAATGAATATGGTTATTTCTGATACTGCAGAATATGGAAACTATTTATTTTCTAATGCAGCTATACCGTTATTAAAAAATTTTATGATTACATTGCAAGCAGAAGATTTAGGTAAATCAATTTTAAGTATACAAATTGATAATGTAAAATTACGTGATATCAATGAAGCAATTCGCAATCATCCTATTGAAAAAGTTGGTCGTAAATTACGTAGTTATATGACAAATATAAAACTTTTAAATCATAATAACTAA
- the rnz gene encoding ribonuclease Z yields the protein MQLIFLGTGAGAPSLQRNATAIVLIVSKHGDTENYWLFDCGESTQNQFMRSSLKPGKLQKIFITHLHGDHIFGLPGLLTSRSMAKILKPITIYGPKGIRLFIETALRISGSFTTFPLEIIEIKTGLVFDDGEFRITAWPMNHVVECYGYRIEQHNKIGCLDAIRLKAEGIPCGPWYRQLKEGKCIQLEDGRKINGLEYLSPSIKGKILAIFGDTAPTSIAMQLAANADVIVHETTLEASLMKKANQRGHSTTVQAAEVAKQVGAVRMIGTHFSSRYLFQDQERLLAECRTVFKDTYLAFDFAVFKI from the coding sequence ATGCAATTGATTTTTCTTGGTACTGGTGCAGGTGCTCCTAGCTTACAACGCAATGCAACAGCCATTGTTTTAATAGTATCTAAACATGGTGATACTGAAAATTATTGGCTTTTTGATTGTGGTGAATCAACACAAAATCAGTTTATGCGTTCCTCATTGAAGCCAGGTAAATTACAAAAAATTTTTATTACTCACTTGCATGGTGATCATATTTTTGGCTTGCCTGGATTGTTGACTAGTCGTTCTATGGCAAAAATACTAAAACCAATTACTATTTATGGACCAAAAGGTATTCGCCTCTTTATTGAAACGGCTTTAAGAATAAGTGGTTCATTCACTACTTTTCCTTTAGAAATTATTGAAATTAAAACTGGACTTGTATTTGATGATGGAGAGTTTCGTATTACAGCATGGCCAATGAATCATGTAGTTGAATGCTATGGTTATCGTATTGAACAACACAATAAAATTGGTTGTCTTGATGCAATACGTTTAAAAGCAGAAGGGATCCCTTGTGGTCCATGGTATAGACAATTAAAAGAAGGAAAATGTATACAGTTAGAAGATGGTCGAAAAATTAATGGATTGGAATACCTTAGTCCATCCATAAAAGGTAAGATACTAGCTATATTTGGAGATACTGCACCAACTAGCATAGCGATGCAACTTGCCGCTAATGCAGATGTTATAGTACATGAAACAACCCTAGAAGCATCACTTATGAAAAAGGCTAATCAACGTGGGCATTCTACAACAGTTCAAGCAGCAGAAGTAGCTAAACAAGTAGGAGCAGTAAGAATGATTGGTACGCATTTTAGTTCACGTTATTTATTCCAAGATCAAGAAAGATTATTAGCAGAATGTCGAACAGTTTTTAAAGATACATATTTAGCATTTGACTTTGCAGTATTTAAAATCTAA
- the thrB gene encoding homoserine kinase, giving the protein MVKIYAPASIGNVSVGFDVLGVAISPVDSSIVLGDCVSVQAATSFNLKTKGRFVKKLPTKLQDNIIYHCWKYFCQAIGKNIPVTITLEKNMPIGSGLGSSACSVVAGLMAMNEFCNKPLNDHELLVLMGKIEGIISGSIHYDNVAPCFLGGMQLMIEENNIISQTVPCFDEWIWVMIYPGIQISTASARAILPEKYSKEDIINHGRLLAGFIHACHTNQPLLATQLMKDVIAEPYRTKLMSGFIDIRKVIIDIGALVCGISGSGPTFFAICNDMTIAHKIVSWLKKYYIKNEEGFIYICSLDKTGARKLG; this is encoded by the coding sequence ATGGTAAAAATTTATGCACCAGCCTCAATAGGTAATGTTAGCGTAGGTTTTGATGTATTAGGTGTAGCTATTTCACCAGTAGATAGTAGTATTGTTTTAGGAGATTGTGTATCAGTACAGGCTGCTACTAGCTTTAATCTAAAAACTAAAGGACGTTTTGTCAAAAAATTACCGACAAAATTACAAGATAATATTATTTACCATTGTTGGAAATACTTTTGCCAAGCAATTGGTAAGAATATACCTGTTACGATAACTTTAGAAAAAAATATGCCAATTGGTTCTGGTCTTGGTTCTAGTGCGTGTTCAGTCGTTGCTGGATTAATGGCGATGAATGAATTTTGTAATAAACCTTTAAACGATCATGAATTATTAGTACTTATGGGTAAGATAGAAGGTATAATATCCGGTAGTATACATTATGATAATGTTGCACCATGTTTTCTCGGTGGGATGCAACTCATGATTGAAGAAAATAATATTATTAGTCAGACAGTACCTTGCTTTGATGAATGGATATGGGTAATGATTTACCCTGGAATTCAAATATCTACTGCTTCAGCACGTGCTATTTTACCTGAAAAGTATAGCAAAGAAGATATTATTAATCATGGTCGTTTACTAGCAGGATTTATTCATGCTTGTCATACTAATCAACCATTATTAGCAACTCAACTTATGAAGGATGTTATTGCTGAACCTTATCGTACTAAACTCATGTCAGGATTTATTGATATACGTAAAGTGATTATAGATATAGGAGCATTAGTTTGTGGAATTTCTGGTTCTGGTCCAACATTTTTTGCTATATGTAATGATATGACTATAGCACATAAAATAGTAAGTTGGCTTAAGAAGTATTATATAAAAAATGAAGAAGGATTTATTTATATTTGTAGTCTTGATAAGACTGGAGCTCGTAAATTAGGATAA